One genomic window of Luteitalea pratensis includes the following:
- a CDS encoding beta-N-acetylglucosaminidase domain-containing protein: MLLSGVIEGFYGPPWSQAERAALFAQMAAWGLDTYLYCPKDDLHHRAVWRETYGETDGAAMAALVEACHARGIRFMYGIGPGLDIQYGSDTDRGHLRDRCAQVIAIGCDGLALLFDDIPDRLDVTDLDRWGSLAAAQADVANDVVQWARAQRGDLAAAFCPTPYCGRMVAAGHGGLGYLDALGASLDTSIDVFWTGPEIVSGEISVAHVREVAAQLRRKPILWDNLHANDYDGRRIHLGPYAGRRLELREEVRGILTNPNTEFPLNFMALRTLAMYLQAHGAWQERDVYLAALSEWLPSFETMSGGLPFDDLVLLADCYYLPYHEGPEAEAFLSSAHRALADRSPEWRVHATRFIEQGTRLRDLCGRLATLRHRPLFHALSRRVWDLREEIDLLVRGAQARLATADGNVSFRSDFHLPCTFRGGTVARLQRLLTPHADGMFTPTGDPA, from the coding sequence ATGCTTCTGTCCGGGGTGATCGAGGGCTTCTACGGCCCGCCGTGGAGCCAGGCCGAACGTGCCGCGCTATTTGCGCAGATGGCGGCCTGGGGACTCGACACCTATCTGTACTGCCCGAAGGACGACCTGCACCACCGAGCCGTGTGGCGCGAGACTTATGGCGAGACGGACGGCGCCGCCATGGCGGCGCTCGTCGAGGCATGCCATGCACGCGGCATCCGCTTCATGTATGGCATCGGGCCCGGACTGGATATCCAGTACGGCAGCGATACGGATCGCGGCCACCTGCGCGATCGCTGCGCGCAGGTGATCGCGATCGGTTGCGACGGCCTGGCGCTGCTCTTCGACGACATCCCGGACCGTCTCGACGTGACCGATCTGGACCGGTGGGGCAGTCTTGCGGCCGCACAGGCCGACGTCGCCAACGATGTCGTGCAGTGGGCGCGAGCGCAGCGGGGCGATCTCGCCGCGGCCTTCTGTCCGACCCCGTACTGCGGCCGGATGGTCGCCGCCGGGCATGGCGGCCTCGGGTATCTCGATGCGCTCGGCGCGTCACTCGACACCTCGATCGACGTCTTCTGGACCGGCCCGGAAATCGTGTCTGGCGAGATCTCCGTGGCACACGTGCGTGAGGTCGCTGCGCAGCTGCGGCGCAAGCCGATCCTGTGGGATAACCTCCACGCCAACGACTACGACGGCCGGCGGATCCATCTCGGGCCATACGCGGGCCGGCGGCTCGAGCTGCGCGAGGAGGTGCGCGGGATCCTCACCAATCCCAACACGGAGTTCCCGCTGAACTTCATGGCCCTCCGCACGCTGGCGATGTACCTGCAGGCACACGGCGCGTGGCAGGAACGCGACGTATACCTGGCGGCGCTGAGCGAGTGGCTGCCGTCCTTCGAGACGATGAGCGGCGGCCTGCCGTTTGACGACCTCGTCCTCCTGGCCGACTGCTACTACCTGCCGTATCACGAAGGGCCCGAAGCCGAGGCGTTCCTGTCGAGCGCGCATCGTGCCCTCGCCGATCGATCTCCGGAGTGGCGCGTGCACGCGACCAGGTTCATCGAGCAGGGCACTCGACTTCGCGATCTCTGCGGGCGCCTGGCCACGCTGCGTCACCGCCCGCTGTTTCACGCGTTGAGCCGCCGCGTCTGGGATCTGCGGGAAGAAATCGACCTCCTCGTCCGCGGCGCACAGGCCCGTCTCGCGACTGCGGACGGCAACGTCTCCTTCCGATCGGACTTCCACCTGCCATGTACGTTCCGTGGCGGCACCGTCGCGCGGCTCCAACGCCTGCTCACGCCACACGCCGACGGCATGTTCACGCCCACTGGTGATCCCGCATGA
- a CDS encoding GNAT family N-acetyltransferase gives MSGNAIIRPARASDEAAAYHVCLKTGDAGGDGEPVYRDDPDALGRLFVGPYLAFAPELSLMLEDAGGVCGYALAALDSRAFYARYDAEWRPGLCARYPDPQGDPSTWTRVQEAYGWYHHPDYFCPEPYDQYPSHLHIDLLPRAQGHGHGRRMMEGLMDRLRHHGSPGVHLGMWARNERAYAFYVRLGFHELARVGSPEDGSIYMGKRL, from the coding sequence ATGAGTGGCAACGCGATCATCCGGCCTGCACGCGCGAGCGACGAGGCTGCCGCGTATCACGTCTGCCTCAAGACTGGTGATGCCGGTGGCGATGGCGAGCCTGTCTATCGAGACGATCCCGATGCGCTCGGCCGGCTCTTCGTCGGCCCGTATCTGGCCTTTGCCCCCGAGTTGAGCCTGATGCTCGAGGACGCCGGCGGTGTCTGCGGCTACGCGCTGGCGGCGCTCGACTCGCGCGCGTTCTACGCCCGCTACGATGCCGAGTGGCGGCCGGGCCTCTGCGCACGCTACCCGGATCCGCAGGGCGATCCGTCGACGTGGACCCGCGTGCAGGAGGCATACGGCTGGTACCACCATCCGGACTACTTCTGCCCCGAGCCCTACGATCAGTACCCGTCGCACCTGCACATCGACCTGCTGCCCCGTGCCCAGGGGCATGGCCACGGCAGGCGCATGATGGAGGGGCTCATGGATCGCCTCCGCCACCATGGTTCACCGGGCGTGCACCTCGGCATGTGGGCTCGCAACGAGCGGGCCTACGCCTTCTACGTGCGGTTGGGCTTCCACGAACTCGCCCGCGTCGGCTCGCCCGAGGACGGCAGCATCTACATGGGGAAACGGCTTTGA
- a CDS encoding DegT/DnrJ/EryC1/StrS family aminotransferase, with the protein MTTTLALFGGAPVRTRPFPTWPILDEADEARVLGALRSGKWGRLAGEQVAEFERRFAAMHGCRHGIAVVNGTVSLRIALMAAGLQAEDEVIVPAYTFLSTATAVVEANCVPVFVDIDLATFNMDPHAVEAAITPRTRAIIPVHFAGQPADMDALLAIAKRHGLFVLEDAAHAHGASWRDQPAGSIGACGSFSFQSSKNLTAGEGGIIVTSDDALAAACRSIHNCGRVPGGIWYEHHVISGNYRLSELQGALLNSQLDRLEDQTARRGENGVYLAVRLAAIPGLFPQARPEWCTRHSQHLFMLRIDAAAFGASREAVLAALHAEGIPCAGGYGYPLPDQPLFRNKAFGPYLAHVRDRLDYSRVSCPNSQRICREQGLWLDQSMMLGTRDDMDDIVAAFQKVHAGRDALAGHQAQAR; encoded by the coding sequence ATGACTACGACCCTTGCACTGTTTGGTGGCGCACCAGTTCGCACTCGTCCGTTTCCGACATGGCCGATCCTCGACGAAGCCGACGAGGCACGTGTGCTCGGCGCCTTGCGCAGCGGCAAATGGGGCCGGCTGGCCGGCGAGCAGGTCGCCGAGTTCGAGCGGCGGTTCGCGGCGATGCACGGCTGCCGTCATGGCATCGCCGTCGTCAACGGCACGGTCTCGCTGCGCATCGCGTTGATGGCCGCGGGCCTGCAGGCCGAAGACGAGGTCATCGTTCCCGCGTACACGTTCCTCTCTACGGCCACCGCGGTCGTCGAGGCCAACTGCGTGCCGGTGTTCGTCGACATCGACCTGGCGACCTTCAACATGGATCCGCATGCGGTCGAAGCGGCGATCACGCCGCGCACGCGGGCGATCATCCCGGTGCACTTCGCGGGGCAGCCCGCGGACATGGACGCGCTGCTCGCCATTGCCAAGCGGCACGGACTCTTCGTGCTCGAAGACGCCGCGCATGCGCACGGCGCCAGTTGGCGCGATCAGCCCGCCGGCAGCATCGGCGCTTGCGGTTCGTTCTCCTTCCAGTCCAGCAAGAACCTCACGGCGGGCGAGGGCGGAATCATCGTCACCAGCGACGACGCACTCGCGGCCGCATGCCGGTCCATCCACAACTGTGGGCGCGTGCCGGGGGGTATCTGGTACGAGCATCACGTCATCTCGGGCAATTACCGCCTCAGTGAACTCCAGGGCGCGCTGCTCAACAGCCAGCTCGATCGACTGGAGGACCAGACGGCCAGGCGAGGCGAGAACGGCGTGTACCTCGCTGTGCGGCTCGCAGCGATCCCGGGCCTGTTCCCACAGGCGCGACCGGAGTGGTGCACCCGCCACAGTCAGCACCTGTTCATGCTGCGCATCGATGCCGCCGCATTCGGCGCGTCGCGCGAGGCCGTGCTCGCCGCCTTGCACGCCGAGGGCATTCCCTGCGCCGGTGGCTATGGCTATCCGCTCCCCGATCAGCCCCTGTTCAGGAACAAGGCCTTCGGGCCGTACCTGGCGCACGTCCGCGATCGCCTGGACTACTCGCGCGTCTCGTGTCCCAACAGCCAGCGCATCTGTCGCGAGCAGGGACTCTGGCTCGACCAGTCGATGATGCTCGGCACGCGCGACGACATGGACGACATCGTCGCGGCGTTCCAGAAGGTGCACGCTGGCCGCGACGCGCTTGCCGGCCACCAGGCCCAGGCGCGCTGA
- a CDS encoding PTS sugar transporter subunit IIC, which produces MTRLTALLNRHVVPALTALSENTYMSAIRAGMVSVVPLTIIGGLFLVISYLPVPGWTTLVAPWLPLLQIPVTATFGILGLVACLAIAYDLGARFRQEALVSATMALAVFLLIQVEPADLTFRTPGLGSQGLFTAIIVALVVVRVQKLFTDRGIVITMPETVPSVVYQSFLSLVPLLFLVVTFWLIRFVAGVDINHVVQAAFRPLVFALNTLPGILVYAFLVSLLWSVGIHGDNALDAIVAPIFLQYLAENVAAMTGGQPLPYVTANGFFTTFVNVGGTGATLALALILVRSPDAAFRQVGRVSLPTQVFQINEPIFFGLPIVLNPVFMVPYVLNAMILTTGSYLLMSWGLIQRPFINVPWTTPPIIGHYLVTGGDWRAAAWGVVSLAIAVVVYYPFARAAERARAQHRAV; this is translated from the coding sequence GTGACGCGACTCACGGCCCTGCTGAACCGTCACGTCGTTCCGGCGCTCACCGCGCTCAGCGAGAACACCTACATGTCGGCGATTCGGGCCGGCATGGTCTCGGTGGTGCCGCTCACGATCATCGGCGGCCTGTTCCTCGTCATTTCCTACCTGCCCGTGCCCGGCTGGACGACGCTGGTCGCGCCGTGGCTGCCGCTGTTGCAGATACCGGTCACGGCCACCTTCGGCATCCTCGGGCTCGTCGCGTGCCTTGCGATCGCGTACGACCTCGGCGCGCGCTTCAGGCAGGAGGCCCTGGTGAGCGCGACCATGGCCCTGGCCGTGTTCCTGCTGATCCAGGTCGAGCCTGCCGATCTCACGTTCAGGACGCCCGGCCTCGGATCGCAGGGACTCTTCACCGCGATCATCGTCGCGCTCGTCGTCGTCCGCGTGCAGAAACTGTTCACCGACCGCGGCATCGTCATCACGATGCCCGAGACCGTGCCGTCGGTCGTGTACCAGTCGTTCCTCTCACTGGTGCCACTGCTGTTCCTGGTGGTGACGTTCTGGCTGATCAGGTTCGTTGCCGGCGTGGACATCAACCATGTGGTGCAGGCGGCCTTCCGCCCGCTGGTGTTCGCGTTGAACACGCTGCCGGGGATCCTGGTGTACGCATTCCTGGTCAGCCTGTTGTGGTCGGTGGGCATCCATGGCGACAACGCGCTCGACGCGATCGTGGCGCCGATCTTCCTGCAGTACCTGGCCGAGAACGTCGCCGCGATGACCGGCGGACAGCCGCTTCCCTACGTCACCGCCAACGGCTTCTTCACGACGTTCGTGAACGTCGGCGGCACCGGCGCGACGCTCGCGCTCGCGCTGATTCTCGTCCGCTCACCGGACGCCGCGTTCCGGCAGGTCGGGCGCGTCTCGCTGCCGACGCAGGTGTTCCAGATCAACGAGCCGATCTTCTTCGGGCTGCCGATCGTCCTCAACCCGGTGTTCATGGTGCCGTACGTGCTGAACGCGATGATCCTCACGACGGGCAGCTACCTGCTCATGTCGTGGGGCCTCATCCAGCGCCCGTTCATCAACGTCCCGTGGACGACGCCGCCGATCATCGGGCACTACCTGGTGACCGGTGGCGACTGGCGTGCGGCAGCATGGGGTGTCGTGTCCCTCGCGATCGCGGTCGTGGTGTACTACCCGTTTGCACGAGCTGCCGAGCGGGCGCGCGCACAGCACCGCGCCGTGTGA
- a CDS encoding c-type cytochrome domain-containing protein: MAPLAGPVLALLAAFGAGCGVPGPTVDNLPERVDFALHVRPILSDRCFKCHGPDGAARKSELRLDREDVVFKRLASGATAVVRGRPRSSELVRRILSDDPAVLMPLPDSHLELSDYAKAVLVRWIDQGAEWKPHWSFTAPRMPELPPMPVHEAQSAPIDRFVRARLRAHGLEPHPEAPKEVLIRRVSLALTGLPPTTGRSGRLRSGPVTGCVRTRRRSPPGIAGLR, encoded by the coding sequence ATGGCCCCGCTTGCGGGCCCAGTTCTCGCGCTCCTGGCGGCGTTCGGCGCCGGGTGCGGCGTACCGGGGCCAACGGTCGACAACCTTCCCGAGCGTGTCGACTTCGCGCTCCACGTGCGGCCGATCCTTTCGGACCGCTGCTTCAAGTGCCACGGCCCGGATGGCGCCGCGCGGAAGAGCGAATTGCGTCTGGACCGCGAGGACGTGGTGTTCAAGCGCCTCGCCTCGGGCGCCACGGCCGTGGTTCGTGGCCGGCCGCGCAGCAGCGAGCTCGTGCGTCGCATCCTCAGCGACGACCCGGCGGTACTGATGCCGCTTCCGGACTCGCATCTCGAGCTCAGCGATTACGCGAAGGCCGTCCTGGTCCGATGGATCGACCAGGGGGCGGAGTGGAAGCCGCACTGGTCGTTCACCGCTCCGAGGATGCCAGAGCTCCCGCCGATGCCCGTGCATGAGGCGCAGAGCGCTCCGATCGACCGCTTCGTGCGGGCGCGGCTCCGCGCGCACGGCCTCGAGCCGCATCCGGAAGCGCCGAAGGAAGTCCTGATCCGACGCGTGTCGCTGGCGCTGACGGGATTGCCGCCGACAACCGGACGAAGCGGACGCCTTCGTTCGGGACCCGTCACCGGATGCGTACGAACGCGTCGTCGATCGCCTCCTGGCATCGCCGGCCTACGGTGA
- a CDS encoding LamG-like jellyroll fold domain-containing protein: MLTFANLGSSRTPAFLGGDEDRAPETVPGRLGGAQRLRGDSEIKSPEGAAFFERNQPFSLATWFRIDKAGTAGPLIARSGSFANGYRGYLVRLEADGTLTAALHHVAPDDSIEIRTADPMPVTQWRHLSLTYDGSSRAAGLRLFLDGRPVPTKTVVDNLQRSLINSGIEGRQMSGAPLGLRLGSLGELSKESLRDVTVEDFRAYGRQLSDLEVATLATGTDALPALLAAPGAELLASDRARLRQHYLLRVDAAYRTRLDAITKVRGEENTILTAQPSVMAMRELPAARPTFILARGAYDAPPEPVTPGTPKAILPLHPGLPRNRLGLARWLLAPANPLTARVFVNRTGRWPSVAAWWPLPTTSAARGGCRAIPSCSTGWPPGS, from the coding sequence ATGCTGACCTTTGCCAACCTCGGATCGTCGCGGACGCCGGCCTTCCTCGGTGGCGACGAGGACCGTGCTCCCGAGACGGTGCCCGGTCGCCTCGGCGGCGCACAGCGGCTGCGCGGCGACAGCGAGATCAAGTCACCCGAGGGCGCGGCGTTCTTCGAGCGGAATCAGCCGTTCTCGCTCGCCACGTGGTTCCGGATCGACAAGGCTGGCACCGCCGGGCCACTGATCGCACGGTCGGGGAGCTTCGCGAACGGGTATCGGGGCTACCTCGTGCGCCTCGAGGCTGATGGCACGCTCACTGCCGCGTTGCACCACGTGGCGCCTGACGATTCCATCGAGATTCGCACCGCCGATCCCATGCCGGTGACGCAGTGGCGTCACTTGTCGCTGACCTACGACGGATCGAGCCGCGCCGCCGGGCTGCGCCTGTTCCTCGATGGCCGTCCCGTCCCCACGAAGACGGTCGTCGACAACCTGCAGCGCAGCCTCATCAACAGCGGCATCGAGGGGCGGCAGATGTCGGGGGCGCCGCTGGGGCTGCGTCTCGGCAGCCTCGGCGAGTTGAGCAAGGAATCGTTGCGCGACGTCACAGTCGAGGACTTCCGCGCCTACGGCCGACAGCTCAGTGATCTCGAAGTCGCCACGCTGGCCACCGGTACCGATGCGCTGCCGGCCCTGCTCGCCGCGCCGGGTGCCGAACTTCTGGCGAGCGATCGCGCGCGGCTGCGCCAGCACTACCTGCTACGTGTCGACGCGGCCTACCGCACGCGCCTGGATGCCATCACCAAGGTCCGCGGTGAAGAGAACACGATCCTGACCGCCCAGCCCAGCGTGATGGCGATGCGTGAGTTGCCCGCGGCCCGGCCGACGTTCATCCTCGCGCGTGGCGCGTACGACGCGCCCCCCGAGCCGGTCACTCCCGGTACGCCGAAAGCGATCCTGCCGTTGCACCCGGGCCTGCCGCGCAACCGTCTCGGCCTCGCGCGCTGGCTGCTGGCGCCGGCCAATCCGCTGACGGCACGGGTGTTCGTCAATCGTACTGGGCGATGGCCTTCGGTCGCGGCCTGGTGGCCACTGCCGACGACTTCGGCAGCCAGGGGCGGATGCCGAGCCATCCCGAGCTGCTCGACTGGCTGGCCACCAGGTTCGTGA
- a CDS encoding DUF1553 domain-containing protein gives MAFGRGLVATADDFGSQGRMPSHPELLDWLATRFVKSGWNAKALQKHIVMSATYRQSSLAAEQARAADPENIWLGRGPAFRMPIEEVRDTALAASGLLVRRIGGPSVYPYQPDGVWESLAAGAKYPLSTGADLYRRSLYTAWKRAAPPPSAIGFDASERLTCIVTRQRTNTPQQALILLNDPQFVEGARILAEQLMRDGTTPADRVTLAFRRVITRGPSASEVTQLTRLYETTREGFAAAPDSAVALLATGERPRDPTLAPTELAAWTIVASTIMNLDEAVFSR, from the coding sequence ATGGCCTTCGGTCGCGGCCTGGTGGCCACTGCCGACGACTTCGGCAGCCAGGGGCGGATGCCGAGCCATCCCGAGCTGCTCGACTGGCTGGCCACCAGGTTCGTGAAGTCCGGCTGGAATGCCAAGGCGCTGCAAAAGCACATCGTGATGTCGGCGACTTACCGCCAGTCGTCACTCGCCGCCGAGCAGGCGCGCGCCGCCGACCCCGAGAACATCTGGCTCGGTCGCGGGCCGGCATTCCGGATGCCGATCGAGGAGGTGCGCGATACGGCCCTGGCCGCGAGCGGCCTGCTCGTGCGTCGCATCGGTGGGCCGAGCGTGTATCCCTACCAGCCAGACGGCGTGTGGGAGTCGCTTGCCGCCGGAGCCAAGTACCCGCTGTCCACAGGCGCGGACCTGTACCGGCGCAGCCTTTACACGGCGTGGAAGCGAGCCGCGCCGCCGCCATCGGCGATCGGCTTCGACGCGTCCGAGCGGCTCACCTGCATCGTCACGCGGCAGCGCACGAACACCCCGCAGCAGGCGTTGATCCTGCTCAACGATCCGCAGTTTGTCGAGGGCGCCCGCATCCTCGCCGAGCAGCTGATGCGCGATGGCACGACCCCTGCCGATCGCGTGACACTCGCCTTCCGGCGCGTGATCACCCGAGGGCCGTCAGCGTCCGAGGTGACCCAGCTCACCCGCCTCTACGAGACGACGCGCGAAGGCTTCGCGGCCGCACCCGACAGCGCCGTCGCGCTGCTCGCGACCGGCGAGCGTCCGCGCGATCCCACACTCGCCCCGACCGAACTCGCGGCGTGGACGATCGTGGCCAGCACGATCATGAACCTCGACGAAGCGGTGTTCTCCCGCTGA
- a CDS encoding c-type cytochrome — MRAHVLTRCRRVALALGLAGSAAVVTARGQVPPPLAQPTAADLASGAKVFEVYCARCHGMDGSGGSGPPLTRPRLRRAADEAGVIAIVSEGVPGTSMMGAWSLSEIETQQVAAYVRSLGQRPPETLTGDADSGRRVYDSAGCAACHILEGGGTAFGPDLTDVGVLRGTAYLRESLINPAAARPERPLPYEPYGYPAYVQVRARPRRGDEVVGVRVNEDTFTIQLRDKTGRLVSFRKADLQQLAFEPETSVMPSYRGQLDDTQLNDLVAYLMTRTGRP, encoded by the coding sequence ATGCGTGCCCATGTCCTCACGCGCTGTCGTCGTGTGGCCCTCGCACTCGGCCTGGCCGGGAGCGCCGCAGTCGTCACTGCACGCGGACAAGTGCCACCACCGCTGGCGCAGCCGACTGCGGCCGACCTGGCGAGCGGTGCGAAGGTCTTCGAGGTCTATTGCGCGCGCTGTCATGGCATGGACGGCTCGGGCGGGTCGGGGCCGCCGCTGACTCGCCCGCGATTGCGCCGAGCGGCCGACGAGGCCGGCGTGATCGCGATCGTCTCGGAAGGAGTGCCCGGGACATCCATGATGGGCGCCTGGTCACTGTCCGAGATCGAGACGCAGCAGGTCGCGGCCTACGTTCGATCGCTCGGGCAGCGGCCACCCGAGACGTTGACAGGCGATGCCGATAGCGGCCGCCGCGTCTACGACAGCGCCGGCTGCGCGGCGTGCCACATCCTCGAGGGCGGGGGAACGGCCTTCGGCCCCGATCTGACCGACGTGGGCGTGCTTCGCGGGACAGCCTACCTGCGTGAGTCACTGATCAATCCCGCCGCTGCCCGGCCCGAGCGGCCTCTCCCCTATGAGCCGTACGGGTACCCGGCGTACGTGCAGGTGCGTGCGCGCCCGCGGCGCGGCGACGAGGTCGTCGGCGTGCGGGTCAACGAGGACACCTTCACCATCCAGCTGCGCGACAAGACCGGCCGGCTGGTCTCGTTCCGCAAGGCGGACCTGCAGCAACTGGCCTTCGAGCCGGAGACGAGCGTGATGCCCAGCTATCGCGGACAGCTCGACGACACGCAACTGAACGACCTGGTCGCGTACCTGATGACGCGCACGGGCCGGCCATGA
- a CDS encoding pyrroloquinoline quinone-dependent dehydrogenase, with amino-acid sequence MTSPVARRCLLAWLTALALVPGVRAQVTPARITSAVQEPGAWLTYSGTYDGHRYSPLAEITPDNVARLRPTWVYQAQEAGGLQTTPLVADGVMYITEARSRVAALDVRTGRTLWRYEPSIPSKVRVIGFGPSNRGVALLDGRVYVGTLDARLVALDAVSGAVRWTVQVADNALGYAITSAPLAIAGTIIIGVSGGEAGVRGFVDAYDAATGARVWRFHTVPGPGEKGHDTWSGDSWKTGGAPTWLTGSYDPELNLLYWGVGNPAPDWNGDVRPGDNLYSCSLIAIDAANGTLRWHFQFTPHDTHDWDANQIPVLVDAEIAGRARKLVVTANRNGFYYVLDRTSGEFLKGTAYAKQTWASGLDARGRPILIPGMEPSATGTAVWPSLQGATNWFSPAYDSQRRLLFVPVREMGSRYFKADAKYEPGKPFMGGGEIVEAPGEAYGAVRALDLLTGERRWEHRLLSPLWAGVMATAGGLVFGSTNEGNVYALDAETGRPLWDFQAGAPCSGNPIAFQIDGRQHIATACGRALFAFALP; translated from the coding sequence ATGACGAGTCCAGTGGCGCGACGGTGCCTCCTCGCGTGGCTGACCGCCCTCGCCCTCGTGCCTGGGGTGCGTGCCCAGGTGACGCCCGCTCGAATCACCTCGGCCGTCCAGGAGCCGGGAGCGTGGCTGACCTACTCGGGGACCTACGACGGGCATCGCTACTCGCCGCTGGCCGAGATCACGCCCGACAACGTGGCCCGCTTGCGCCCGACATGGGTCTACCAGGCCCAGGAGGCAGGCGGCCTCCAGACCACACCTCTCGTGGCCGATGGCGTGATGTACATCACCGAGGCGCGCAGTCGCGTCGCCGCGCTCGACGTCCGCACGGGACGCACGCTGTGGCGCTACGAGCCGTCGATCCCGAGCAAAGTGCGCGTCATCGGCTTCGGGCCGTCCAACCGCGGTGTCGCGCTGCTGGACGGACGCGTCTACGTTGGCACGCTCGACGCGCGACTTGTGGCGCTCGACGCCGTGTCTGGAGCCGTTCGCTGGACCGTCCAGGTCGCCGACAACGCGCTCGGCTACGCCATCACCTCGGCGCCGCTCGCCATCGCCGGCACGATCATCATTGGCGTCAGCGGCGGGGAGGCGGGTGTCCGGGGCTTTGTGGATGCCTACGATGCGGCGACGGGCGCCAGGGTCTGGCGCTTCCACACCGTGCCTGGGCCTGGCGAGAAGGGACACGACACGTGGAGCGGCGACAGCTGGAAGACCGGCGGCGCTCCGACGTGGCTGACCGGCAGCTACGACCCGGAGCTGAACCTGCTCTACTGGGGCGTCGGCAACCCGGCGCCCGACTGGAACGGCGACGTCCGCCCTGGCGACAACCTGTACAGCTGCTCGCTGATCGCGATCGACGCGGCGAACGGCACGTTGCGATGGCACTTCCAGTTCACCCCGCACGACACGCACGACTGGGACGCCAACCAGATTCCGGTGCTCGTGGACGCCGAGATCGCCGGTCGCGCGCGCAAGCTCGTGGTCACGGCGAATCGCAACGGCTTCTACTACGTGCTCGACCGCACCTCCGGGGAGTTCCTGAAGGGCACCGCCTATGCGAAGCAGACGTGGGCGAGCGGGCTCGACGCGCGAGGCCGGCCCATCCTGATTCCCGGGATGGAGCCGTCGGCGACCGGCACGGCGGTGTGGCCGAGCCTGCAAGGGGCCACCAACTGGTTCAGCCCGGCGTACGACTCGCAACGGCGCCTGCTGTTTGTCCCGGTCCGCGAGATGGGCTCACGCTACTTCAAGGCCGACGCCAAGTACGAGCCCGGCAAGCCCTTCATGGGCGGCGGCGAAATCGTGGAGGCCCCCGGCGAGGCCTACGGCGCGGTGCGCGCGCTCGACCTGCTGACAGGCGAGCGGCGCTGGGAGCATCGCCTGCTGTCGCCACTCTGGGCCGGCGTCATGGCCACTGCCGGCGGACTCGTGTTCGGCAGCACCAATGAGGGCAACGTCTACGCCCTCGATGCCGAAACGGGGCGACCGCTGTGGGACTTCCAGGCCGGAGCCCCGTGCTCGGGCAACCCGATCGCCTTCCAGATCGACGGGCGGCAACACATCGCCACTGCGTGCGGGCGAGCCCTGTTCGCGTTCGCGCTGCCCTGA